A genomic region of uncultured Paludibaculum sp. contains the following coding sequences:
- a CDS encoding PadR family transcriptional regulator, translating into MPKPDRYQNRIELLQGTLDLLILQTLCWGAQHGYAITNAIRSGSGDLLQVETGSLYPALHRLEKRGWIQSEWRLTENSQRAKYYSLTQDGRTQLLAERDRWDQFSKAMAGLLDRGTERGPA; encoded by the coding sequence ATGCCGAAGCCAGACCGCTACCAAAACCGCATTGAGCTGCTCCAGGGCACGCTCGACCTGCTCATCCTCCAAACCCTCTGCTGGGGTGCGCAGCACGGCTATGCCATCACCAATGCCATCCGGTCTGGCTCCGGCGACCTCCTCCAGGTCGAAACCGGGTCCCTCTACCCCGCCCTCCACCGCCTGGAAAAGCGCGGCTGGATCCAATCCGAGTGGCGCCTCACCGAGAACAGCCAGCGCGCCAAGTACTACAGCCTCACCCAGGACGGACGAACCCAATTGCTGGCCGAGCGGGACCGCTGGGATCAGTTCTCCAAAGCCATGGCCGGGCTTCTCGATCGCGGAACCGAAAGAGGCCCCGCATGA
- a CDS encoding ABC transporter permease, which translates to MSFFHWFLQRRRREQELDEEIQFHLIQAARDRGTAAPNFGNVALVKEVTRDMWGWTRLERLQQDLVYGLRALRRSPVFALTAILSLALGIGANTASFSLADALLLRPIAAQNPSELVQITGSSEQDAFDELPYVELQEIRARSRAFSSVAGYHLFGLGVARTASDIAQWKMGAVVTDGFFQTLGIQPILGRAFRDDETVTPDREPVVVVSHEFWRTQLGSDPHAAGTTLRLNGIPFTIVGVTPESFTGMDPFIRPALYFPITMSGRLSNRSGAGALQDRSARTLLLRGRLKPGATIEQARSELDALAVHLAREYPDTNRGVRYAVRTEFHARVEQFPPLVAAMALLMTLSCLVLLVASANVANLLLARARARSREIAIRLAIGAGRARLFQQLVTESVLLALLGGLAGLLLAQGAIRYLTSIQLPTDTPIAISAQLDWRVLLFSLFVSVASAVLFGIVPAWQSTKLEVSPTLKSGETGAPQKAGTLGRQFLVGAQVAASLVLLVAFGSFLDAFRQMMITDPGIRTDHLMMVEFDPSLLRYSTAQTTVFYRRLTDEVRRLPGVRSAALSRGVPFRPNFSDEGIIPEGMPLPAGKTTLPSGANMVSEDYFPTIGTVILRGRALDLRDTADSPRVAVVNQEFARRYFPNQEPLGKRFRLGPKGDFLQVVGIAKTAKYLSLTETPQPYFYMPLSQAPRSRLTLFVQTYGAANEIAGPVLRTARNIDPNQPVFNTRPMEVFYQLGVLGPSLIVVQMVSVTGLVGLALALVGLYGLIAYSVVRRTREIGIRVAIGASRTRILWMILGQGLRITIVGAAAGLALSIPLFRLLSSALAGLGPLSPWTLAAVPLGLIIITTAACALPAFRASAIDPLNALRNE; encoded by the coding sequence ATGAGCTTCTTCCATTGGTTCCTCCAGCGGCGGCGCCGCGAGCAGGAACTGGACGAGGAAATCCAGTTTCACCTCATCCAGGCCGCCCGCGATCGCGGCACAGCCGCCCCGAACTTCGGCAACGTCGCCCTGGTCAAGGAGGTCACGCGCGATATGTGGGGATGGACGCGACTCGAACGCCTCCAGCAGGACTTGGTCTACGGCTTGCGCGCCCTCCGTCGCTCGCCGGTCTTCGCACTCACCGCCATCCTGTCCCTGGCCCTCGGCATTGGGGCGAATACCGCCAGTTTCAGCCTCGCCGACGCGCTCCTGCTGCGGCCCATCGCCGCCCAGAATCCCTCCGAACTCGTGCAGATTACCGGCAGCTCCGAGCAGGACGCCTTCGACGAACTGCCTTATGTCGAGCTTCAGGAGATCCGCGCCCGCAGCCGAGCCTTCTCCTCGGTAGCGGGCTATCACCTCTTCGGCTTAGGAGTAGCTCGCACGGCTTCCGACATCGCCCAATGGAAAATGGGTGCCGTGGTCACCGATGGCTTCTTTCAGACCCTGGGTATTCAACCGATTCTCGGCCGAGCCTTCCGCGACGACGAGACGGTTACGCCCGACCGCGAACCCGTCGTTGTGGTCAGCCACGAATTCTGGCGTACCCAACTCGGTTCGGACCCACATGCGGCGGGTACCACGCTCCGTCTGAACGGCATCCCGTTCACGATCGTTGGGGTGACGCCGGAGAGCTTCACCGGTATGGATCCCTTCATCCGGCCCGCGCTCTACTTCCCCATCACCATGTCCGGCCGGCTCTCCAACCGCTCCGGAGCTGGTGCGCTCCAGGACCGCTCGGCGCGTACCCTCCTTCTCCGCGGCCGCCTCAAACCCGGGGCCACAATCGAGCAGGCCCGGTCCGAACTCGACGCGCTCGCCGTGCACCTCGCTCGCGAGTACCCCGACACCAACCGCGGAGTCCGCTATGCCGTCCGAACGGAGTTCCACGCCCGTGTCGAGCAGTTCCCCCCGCTGGTCGCAGCCATGGCCCTGCTCATGACCCTGTCGTGCCTGGTCCTTCTAGTGGCCTCCGCCAATGTCGCCAACCTATTGCTCGCCCGAGCCCGAGCCCGTTCGCGGGAGATTGCCATCCGCCTCGCCATCGGTGCCGGCCGCGCCCGCTTGTTCCAACAACTGGTGACCGAGAGTGTCCTTCTCGCACTGCTGGGCGGACTGGCCGGCCTGCTGCTGGCTCAGGGCGCCATCCGCTATCTGACTTCGATTCAATTGCCTACGGACACGCCCATCGCCATCTCGGCCCAACTTGACTGGCGAGTCCTGCTCTTCAGCCTCTTCGTCTCAGTCGCCAGCGCCGTGCTGTTCGGCATCGTGCCAGCCTGGCAGTCCACGAAACTGGAGGTCTCTCCGACCCTGAAGTCCGGCGAGACCGGAGCACCCCAGAAGGCCGGCACCCTGGGGCGCCAGTTCCTGGTGGGTGCCCAGGTTGCCGCCTCGCTCGTTCTGCTGGTGGCCTTCGGGTCGTTTCTTGACGCCTTCCGACAAATGATGATCACTGACCCGGGCATTCGCACCGACCACCTCATGATGGTCGAGTTCGACCCGTCCCTCTTGCGCTATTCCACTGCGCAAACGACCGTCTTCTACCGCCGCCTCACCGATGAAGTGCGCCGCTTGCCCGGAGTCCGGTCCGCCGCGCTCAGCCGCGGTGTCCCCTTCCGCCCGAACTTCTCGGATGAGGGCATCATCCCTGAAGGCATGCCGCTTCCAGCCGGGAAGACCACGTTGCCCTCGGGAGCCAACATGGTCAGCGAGGATTACTTCCCAACCATCGGCACGGTCATCCTGCGCGGCCGGGCCCTCGACCTGCGCGACACCGCCGATTCCCCGCGCGTCGCCGTCGTCAACCAGGAGTTCGCTCGCCGCTATTTCCCCAATCAGGAGCCGCTGGGCAAGCGCTTCCGCCTGGGCCCGAAAGGAGACTTCCTGCAAGTCGTCGGCATCGCGAAGACGGCCAAATACCTCTCACTCACCGAGACGCCGCAGCCCTATTTCTACATGCCGCTCAGCCAGGCGCCACGCTCGCGACTGACACTGTTCGTCCAGACCTACGGCGCCGCCAACGAAATCGCCGGACCGGTTCTGCGTACAGCCCGCAACATCGACCCGAACCAGCCGGTTTTCAACACCCGGCCCATGGAGGTCTTCTATCAGCTCGGCGTGCTGGGGCCATCGCTGATCGTGGTGCAGATGGTGAGCGTGACGGGCCTCGTTGGACTGGCGCTGGCGCTGGTCGGGCTCTACGGCCTCATCGCCTACTCCGTGGTCCGCCGCACCCGCGAGATCGGCATTCGAGTCGCCATCGGCGCCAGCCGCACGCGCATCCTGTGGATGATCCTCGGCCAAGGCCTGCGGATTACCATTGTTGGCGCGGCCGCCGGACTCGCCCTGAGCATCCCCCTCTTCCGTCTGCTCAGTTCGGCTTTGGCCGGACTTGGACCACTCTCGCCCTGGACCCTGGCCGCCGTCCCCCTCGGGCTGATCATCATCACCACGGCCGCATGTGCCCTGCCGGCCTTCCGCGCCTCGGCCATCGATCCGCTCAACGCGCTGCGCAACGAATAG
- a CDS encoding ABC transporter ATP-binding protein, with translation MLELAHVTKRFRGIPAVEDVSFSAWPGEITGYLGPNGSGKSTTMKLITGLIERTGGRIEFGGVPIDRDLKAYKRRMGYVPEEPHLYTHLSGLEYLTMVGQLRGLETRRTDERIDGLLRLLSLHGDRHAPISSYSKGMRQKVLVSAALLHDPELLLLDEPFSGLDVATGLVLRSLMEELARRGKVILFSSHELETVERVCSRVVILHRGKVVADDSIGNLRTLMSLPTLERIFAQLAVEQDTAAIARDIAELIKQ, from the coding sequence ATGCTCGAACTGGCGCATGTGACCAAGCGATTTCGCGGAATACCGGCAGTGGAGGATGTGAGCTTCAGTGCGTGGCCGGGGGAGATTACCGGCTATCTGGGGCCGAACGGGTCCGGCAAATCGACCACGATGAAGCTGATCACGGGCCTGATTGAGCGGACCGGAGGCCGGATCGAGTTTGGCGGTGTGCCGATCGACCGTGATTTGAAGGCGTACAAGAGACGGATGGGCTACGTTCCGGAGGAACCGCACCTCTACACGCACCTGAGCGGTCTGGAGTACCTGACGATGGTGGGCCAGTTGCGTGGCCTGGAGACGCGACGGACGGACGAGCGGATCGATGGACTGCTGAGGCTGCTTTCGCTGCATGGCGACCGGCACGCTCCCATTTCGAGTTATTCGAAGGGAATGCGGCAGAAGGTACTTGTGTCTGCGGCGCTGTTGCACGATCCGGAGTTGCTGCTGCTGGACGAGCCGTTTTCAGGACTGGATGTGGCTACGGGACTGGTGCTGCGCAGCCTGATGGAGGAACTGGCGCGCCGGGGCAAGGTGATCCTGTTCAGTTCGCATGAGCTGGAGACGGTGGAGCGGGTGTGCTCGCGGGTGGTGATCCTGCATAGAGGGAAGGTGGTTGCGGACGACTCAATCGGCAACCTGCGTACATTGATGTCGCTGCCGACGTTGGAGCGGATCTTTGCGCAGTTGGCGGTGGAGCAGGACACGGCGGCGATTGCGCGGGACATCGCAGAACTGATCAAGCAATGA
- a CDS encoding PadR family transcriptional regulator codes for MRSAPKLSHTAALILQAIHSGCVYGYSLMELTGLPSGTVYPALRRLEQESLIRSNWESQDLADAGQRPPRKYYEITSVGLSTLEASRKRYPLLDRLLPTAKGAAE; via the coding sequence GTGCGTTCCGCGCCCAAGCTTTCCCACACCGCAGCCCTGATTCTTCAGGCCATTCACTCTGGCTGCGTCTATGGATATAGCCTGATGGAACTCACCGGCCTCCCCAGCGGCACGGTTTACCCCGCCCTGCGCCGCCTCGAACAAGAGAGCCTGATCCGCTCCAACTGGGAATCGCAGGACCTCGCCGACGCTGGCCAGCGGCCTCCTCGCAAATACTACGAGATCACCAGTGTGGGTCTGTCGACCCTGGAAGCGTCGCGCAAACGCTATCCCCTGCTCGACCGCCTGCTACCCACCGCTAAGGGAGCCGCCGAATGA
- a CDS encoding type II toxin-antitoxin system HicB family antitoxin, translating into MQRTQRLTAIIEREEDGFVSLCPELDIASQGESIEEARANLVEALTLFFEAADPSEVARRYHGDVLITQVEVPVG; encoded by the coding sequence ATGCAACGGACGCAGCGTCTGACGGCGATTATTGAGCGCGAAGAAGACGGGTTCGTCTCGTTGTGCCCTGAGTTGGACATCGCGAGTCAGGGCGAGTCCATCGAAGAGGCTCGCGCCAATCTGGTGGAAGCATTGACGCTGTTTTTTGAAGCGGCCGACCCGTCTGAGGTCGCGCGGCGGTATCACGGAGACGTGCTCATTACTCAAGTTGAGGTTCCCGTTGGGTAG